A genomic window from Micromonospora ferruginea includes:
- a CDS encoding DUF3073 domain-containing protein, translating to MGRGRAKAKQTKVARELKYHSPNTDLTALQRELAGSGKSEHNFDDDKNFVDDDDEDHADDDPDPWARPTR from the coding sequence ATGGGGCGCGGCCGTGCTAAGGCCAAGCAGACGAAGGTGGCCCGGGAGTTGAAGTACCACTCCCCGAACACCGACCTAACCGCCTTGCAGCGTGAGTTGGCGGGTAGTGGAAAGTCTGAGCACAACTTCGACGACGACAAGAACTTTGTCGACGACGATGACGAGGACCACGCGGACGACGACCCGGACCCCTGGGCCCGTCCGACCCGCTGA
- the amcA gene encoding multiple cyclophane-containing RiPP AmcA: protein MPEIISETDRDVVTDRVRDAAAGLSALLREAEAARLLRAEVSGSDGAHAVCAWNHFENIPTFYNWNNRPR, encoded by the coding sequence ATGCCCGAGATCATCAGTGAGACCGACCGGGACGTGGTCACCGACCGGGTGCGGGATGCCGCTGCGGGGTTGTCCGCGCTGCTCCGCGAGGCCGAGGCGGCGCGCCTGCTGCGGGCGGAGGTGTCGGGGTCCGACGGCGCCCACGCGGTGTGCGCGTGGAACCACTTCGAGAACATCCCGACGTTCTACAACTGGAACAACCGGCCGCGCTGA
- the amcB gene encoding cyclophane-forming radical SAM peptide maturase AmcB, translating into MRGIAAVPSYVVMQPTTLCNLDCAYCYLPLRAADRRMPVAVAEAVAASVNPWAAQDRCSVVWHGGEPLAAGREHLAALLAPFGPEVEHHVQTNATLIDDAWCAFFAEHRVRVSVSVDGPRARNAERVTRGGRPAYDRIVAGVAALRRHGLPFSALAVVSRPEPGLAAELYDYFLDLGCEVLGVNIEETEGVNTRTNARDAAAVTGFWAELVGAWRRDPRIHLREVEWSLRYAGAVLAGSADDVLPRRLDPIPTVGHDGSVVVLSPELAGFTDPRYGDFGSGNVLDTPLREILADAGRTPWVGEFLAGVEACRASCAYFGFCGGGHAANRYFEQGRFDGTETEHCRNSKIRLLEGVLAHARDHQ; encoded by the coding sequence ATGCGGGGCATCGCCGCCGTCCCCTCGTACGTGGTGATGCAGCCGACCACGCTGTGCAACCTCGACTGCGCCTACTGCTACCTGCCGCTGCGCGCGGCGGACCGGCGGATGCCGGTGGCTGTGGCCGAGGCGGTGGCGGCGTCGGTGAACCCCTGGGCGGCCCAGGACCGGTGCTCGGTGGTCTGGCACGGTGGTGAGCCGCTCGCGGCCGGCCGGGAGCACCTGGCCGCCCTGCTGGCCCCGTTCGGGCCGGAGGTCGAGCACCACGTGCAGACCAACGCGACGCTGATCGACGACGCCTGGTGCGCGTTCTTCGCCGAGCACCGGGTGCGGGTCAGTGTGAGCGTGGACGGCCCGCGGGCGCGTAACGCCGAGCGGGTCACCCGGGGCGGCCGACCGGCGTACGACCGGATCGTGGCCGGGGTGGCGGCGCTGCGCCGGCACGGGCTGCCGTTCTCGGCCCTCGCGGTCGTCTCCCGGCCCGAGCCGGGCCTGGCGGCCGAGTTGTACGACTACTTCCTCGACCTGGGGTGCGAGGTGCTGGGCGTCAACATCGAGGAGACCGAGGGGGTCAACACCCGGACGAACGCGCGGGACGCGGCGGCGGTGACCGGCTTCTGGGCCGAGCTGGTCGGGGCGTGGCGCCGGGATCCCCGGATCCACCTGCGTGAGGTGGAGTGGTCGCTGCGGTACGCCGGCGCGGTGCTGGCCGGTTCCGCCGACGACGTGCTGCCCCGCCGGCTCGACCCGATCCCGACGGTCGGCCACGACGGCTCGGTGGTGGTGCTCTCGCCCGAGCTGGCCGGCTTCACCGACCCCCGCTACGGCGACTTCGGCAGCGGGAACGTGCTGGACACCCCGCTGCGGGAGATCCTCGCCGACGCCGGGCGGACGCCCTGGGTGGGTGAGTTCCTCGCCGGTGTGGAGGCGTGTCGGGCGTCCTGCGCCTACTTCGGCTTCTGTGGCGGCGGCCATGCCGCGAACCGCTACTTCGAGCAGGGGCGGTTCGACGGTACGGAGACCGAACACTGCCGCAACAGCAAGATCCGCCTATTGGAGGGAGTGTTGGCGCATGCCCGAGATCATCAGTGA